A window of Candidatus Deferrimicrobiaceae bacterium contains these coding sequences:
- the mraY gene encoding phospho-N-acetylmuramoyl-pentapeptide-transferase has protein sequence MLYHLLFPLHVSYSFFNVFRYITFRTIYASITALLISFIVGPWLIRELEAKQIGQTIRTDGPESHLVKAGTPTMGGLLIVLATVVPTLLWANLYNPYIWIVVFVTVGFGAIGFIDDYKKVVKKNTKGLSPRGKLLGQILVATTAAWLISTDVGITDTVSIPFFKNLHPSLGWFYYPFIVLVIVGASNAVNLTDGLDGLAIGPSIMAAGTYMLFAYLAGNIKISSYLQIPYVPGVGELTIFCGALAGAGIGFLWYNTYPAQVFMGDTGSLAIGGALGVVAVMVKQEIVLALVGGVFVMEALSVIFQVSSFKWRKKRIFRMAPIHHHFELKGWAEPKIIVRFWILSVILALLAISTLKIR, from the coding sequence GTGCTTTATCACCTGCTGTTTCCGCTCCACGTAAGCTACAGCTTTTTCAACGTCTTCCGGTACATCACGTTCCGGACCATCTATGCGTCCATTACGGCGCTCCTGATCAGCTTCATCGTTGGGCCCTGGCTCATCCGGGAGCTGGAAGCCAAGCAGATCGGCCAGACGATCCGCACCGACGGGCCCGAAAGCCATCTGGTCAAGGCGGGCACGCCCACCATGGGCGGCCTGCTCATCGTTCTGGCCACCGTGGTGCCGACGCTACTCTGGGCGAATCTTTACAACCCGTACATCTGGATCGTCGTATTCGTCACCGTCGGCTTCGGGGCGATCGGCTTCATCGACGACTACAAGAAGGTGGTCAAGAAAAATACGAAGGGGCTCTCGCCCCGAGGGAAACTGCTCGGGCAGATCCTGGTGGCGACCACCGCCGCCTGGCTGATCTCGACCGACGTCGGCATCACCGACACGGTGAGCATCCCGTTCTTCAAGAACCTCCATCCGAGCCTTGGGTGGTTCTACTATCCGTTCATCGTCCTGGTGATCGTGGGCGCGTCCAACGCGGTCAACCTGACCGACGGCCTCGACGGGCTGGCGATCGGCCCTTCGATCATGGCCGCCGGCACCTATATGCTGTTCGCCTACCTTGCGGGGAACATCAAGATCTCGAGCTACCTCCAGATTCCCTACGTCCCGGGGGTGGGCGAGTTGACCATCTTCTGCGGGGCGCTTGCGGGGGCCGGGATCGGCTTCCTCTGGTATAATACCTACCCTGCGCAGGTATTCATGGGTGACACGGGTTCGCTCGCGATCGGCGGGGCGCTCGGGGTCGTGGCTGTGATGGTGAAACAGGAGATCGTGCTGGCGCTCGTCGGCGGCGTCTTCGTCATGGAGGCGCTTTCGGTCATCTTCCAGGTATCCTCCTTCAAGTGGCGCAAGAAAAGGATCTTCCGCATGGCGCCGATCCACCATCATTTCGAGCTCAAGGGATGGGCCGAGCCCAAGATCATCGTCCGTTTCTGGATCCTGTCGGTCATTCTCGCGTTGCTGGCGATCAGCACGCTGAAAATCCGGTGA
- the ftsW gene encoding putative lipid II flippase FtsW, translating to MNIGKRHENMLLVTCVLTLVLIGIIMIYSATNVMAGSSAKFGRDAAWFLKKQILFLALGIATWMVLARVDYDWYRKRMPWLMAGGFACLLMVYVPGLRHTANGASRWINLRVCLFQPSELAKFLMIAYAAWAIDRTATTARADLATMKPYLKMVVVLVLFVLPILKEPDLGMTVVICLSFMTILFIAGLPLKMLGALVPVSIAAVVWLVTHEAYRMKRLTAFLDPFSQASGAGYQVVQSLIAFSNGGLLGSGVGGGKQKLFYLPEMHTDYIFSVVGEELGFVGVAAVGACFLVLVWVGFRIARRARDPFGEYLAMGLSIVIGLQAFMNMMVGLSLLPPKGMVLPFLSFGGSSLVLHMAAAGILINISMKGAEGIVQEDDHRRGRDRRPCLSGDSAC from the coding sequence ATGAACATCGGCAAACGACACGAGAACATGCTGCTCGTCACCTGCGTCCTGACGCTGGTGCTGATCGGCATCATCATGATCTACAGCGCCACGAACGTCATGGCGGGTTCCTCCGCGAAGTTCGGCCGGGACGCCGCCTGGTTCCTCAAGAAGCAGATCCTCTTCCTCGCGCTCGGGATCGCGACCTGGATGGTGCTTGCGCGCGTCGATTACGACTGGTACCGGAAGCGCATGCCGTGGCTGATGGCGGGCGGATTCGCCTGCCTCCTGATGGTCTACGTTCCGGGCCTCCGCCACACGGCCAACGGCGCCTCCCGCTGGATCAACCTGCGCGTGTGCCTGTTCCAGCCCTCCGAGCTGGCCAAGTTCCTGATGATCGCCTATGCCGCCTGGGCCATCGACCGGACCGCGACCACCGCCCGGGCCGACCTGGCAACGATGAAGCCCTACCTCAAGATGGTGGTCGTCCTGGTGCTGTTCGTCCTCCCGATCCTCAAGGAGCCCGACCTGGGGATGACCGTGGTCATCTGCCTTTCCTTCATGACGATCCTGTTCATTGCGGGGTTGCCCTTGAAGATGCTGGGCGCGCTCGTGCCCGTCTCGATCGCCGCGGTGGTCTGGCTCGTGACCCACGAGGCCTACCGGATGAAGCGCCTGACCGCGTTCCTCGACCCGTTCTCCCAGGCGAGCGGCGCCGGCTACCAGGTGGTCCAGTCGCTGATCGCCTTTTCGAACGGCGGGCTGCTCGGCTCCGGCGTCGGCGGGGGCAAGCAGAAACTTTTCTACCTGCCCGAGATGCACACCGATTACATCTTCTCGGTGGTCGGCGAGGAGCTCGGATTCGTGGGCGTGGCTGCGGTGGGCGCCTGCTTCCTGGTGCTGGTCTGGGTCGGTTTCCGGATCGCCCGCCGGGCCCGCGATCCGTTCGGGGAGTATCTCGCGATGGGACTGTCCATCGTGATCGGCCTGCAGGCGTTCATGAACATGATGGTCGGGTTGTCGCTCCTTCCCCCCAAGGGGATGGTGCTGCCGTTCCTGAGCTTCGGTGGCAGTTCCCTGGTCCTCCACATGGCGGCGGCCGGCATTCTGATCAATATCTCGATGAAGGGGGCGGAAGGGATTGTCCAGGAAGATGATCATCGCCGGGGGCGGGACAGGCGGCCATGTCTATCCGGGGATAGCGCTTGCTGA
- a CDS encoding D-alanine--D-alanine ligase, which translates to MSERGRFRSVRVGVFYGGESSERDVSLRTGAAAAAALRRKGYDVVDIDIHGDWLGQIREAGIGVALIALHGRYGEDGCIQGALELARIPYTGSGVAASALTMSKVLAKRVVAAAGVPVAADALYEGAGLVGAALPPFGLPLVVKPDREGSTVGISIVRSADEWGPALVEASKYDPRILAEAYIAGRELTVSIVNGRVLPAIEVRPKSGFYDYRSKYTAGETEYVIPVPMPHEVLARATEYTRCAAQALSLRGAARIDYRVDPAGKLFFLEANTIPGMTETSLLPKAARFDGLDFDDLVEEILEDAGLNR; encoded by the coding sequence ATGAGTGAGCGAGGGCGTTTCCGGTCCGTCCGGGTCGGCGTGTTCTACGGGGGAGAATCCTCCGAACGCGACGTCTCGCTCCGGACGGGAGCGGCGGCGGCCGCGGCGCTTCGGCGCAAAGGGTACGACGTCGTCGACATCGACATCCACGGCGACTGGCTGGGACAGATCCGGGAGGCGGGGATCGGCGTGGCGCTGATCGCGCTGCACGGCCGGTATGGCGAAGACGGCTGCATCCAGGGCGCCCTCGAGCTCGCCCGTATCCCGTACACGGGCTCCGGCGTAGCCGCCTCCGCGCTGACGATGAGCAAGGTGCTGGCCAAGCGGGTCGTGGCCGCCGCAGGCGTCCCGGTCGCCGCCGACGCCCTGTATGAGGGCGCGGGGCTCGTCGGGGCCGCGCTGCCGCCGTTCGGCCTGCCGCTGGTGGTCAAGCCCGACAGGGAAGGTTCGACGGTCGGGATCTCGATCGTTCGGAGCGCCGACGAATGGGGCCCCGCGCTCGTCGAGGCATCGAAATACGATCCGCGCATCCTGGCCGAGGCGTACATCGCCGGGCGGGAGCTGACGGTGAGCATCGTCAACGGCCGCGTCCTTCCCGCGATCGAGGTGCGGCCGAAGTCCGGCTTCTACGACTACCGCTCCAAGTACACGGCGGGCGAGACCGAGTACGTCATCCCGGTCCCGATGCCGCACGAGGTGCTGGCGCGGGCGACCGAATACACGCGGTGCGCGGCTCAGGCACTGTCGCTTCGGGGAGCGGCCCGGATCGACTACCGGGTCGACCCGGCGGGGAAGCTGTTCTTTCTCGAAGCCAACACCATCCCGGGCATGACCGAAACGAGCCTCCTGCCGAAGGCGGCCCGCTTCGACGGGCTTGATTTCGACGATCTTGTCGAAGAGATTCTCGAAGACGCGGGGCTGAATCGCTAA
- a CDS encoding FtsQ-type POTRA domain-containing protein, translated as MIEYKAYHKKSLGKNRPARVVRRKGKERPGDRGSASASRMSARQTMLLVVALLSVVIVSVSGAMAYAWLGRSALFTVREIDMNPCAHVTRDEVWGTLKGAPQGNIWRLSTRDIGRRLREHPWVQDVSVRKAFPDTLIVRITERRAVAMINSDTLWYVDAGGTIFKRLSAYDPKNFPIITGFDRRELASTEDVVTRQNLKRTIDLLKVAESGPLGRNISEIHFDAQEGFTLVTRDNGLQLKLGTVDLKDAVRRIDSAIPKLAGIGPGSGVVDLKTDGRIFIRPGE; from the coding sequence ATGATCGAGTACAAGGCGTACCACAAGAAATCGCTGGGCAAGAATCGGCCGGCGCGGGTCGTCCGCCGGAAGGGGAAGGAGCGCCCGGGCGACCGGGGAAGCGCTTCCGCGAGCCGGATGTCGGCGCGGCAGACGATGCTGCTCGTCGTCGCTCTCCTGTCGGTCGTGATCGTCTCGGTGTCCGGCGCCATGGCCTACGCGTGGCTGGGCCGCTCGGCGCTGTTCACCGTCCGCGAGATCGACATGAACCCGTGCGCCCACGTTACGCGCGACGAGGTGTGGGGAACGCTCAAGGGGGCGCCTCAGGGCAACATCTGGCGGCTCTCGACGCGCGACATCGGCCGGCGGCTCCGGGAGCACCCGTGGGTACAGGACGTATCGGTCCGCAAGGCGTTCCCCGACACGCTGATCGTGCGGATCACCGAGCGGAGGGCGGTCGCGATGATCAACTCCGACACGCTCTGGTACGTCGACGCGGGAGGCACGATCTTCAAGAGGCTCTCGGCCTACGACCCGAAGAACTTTCCGATCATCACCGGTTTCGACCGTCGCGAGCTGGCATCCACCGAGGATGTCGTCACGCGCCAGAATCTCAAGCGGACGATCGACCTGCTCAAGGTGGCCGAATCCGGTCCGCTCGGACGCAACATCTCCGAGATCCATTTCGACGCGCAGGAAGGGTTCACGCTCGTCACGCGCGACAACGGCCTGCAGCTCAAGCTCGGCACCGTCGACCTCAAGGATGCGGTTCGGCGGATCGACTCCGCAATCCCCAAGCTTGCGGGAATCGGCCCCGGCAGCGGGGTGGTCGACCTGAAAACCGATGGCAGAATCTTCATACGCCCGGGGGAATAG
- a CDS encoding UDP-N-acetylglucosamine--N-acetylmuramyl-(pentapeptide) pyrophosphoryl-undecaprenol N-acetylglucosamine transferase: MIIAGGGTGGHVYPGIALAEAFLAQCPGGSVSFVGTERGHEAKAVPARGFEIDFVPSGQIRGMGLEAVGGAVSMVKGMFAASSVLRRRRPDLVFGVGGYASVPVALMAAVSGVPLFLQEQNAVPGRSNRILARMATKVYAGFEGALAGFPAGRAEVTGNPVRREIVAAAAACPSEVPPPFTVLAIGGSQGARAINGRVLDMARSVRRDGLAMRFLLQTGTREYDAVTQSIAAEGLPVEAVAFTDRIDTLFARCHAVLMRAGALSIAEAALFGKPCVLVPYPFAADGHQDKNAAEFCAAGAGVWIREPEATPEKLLALFAGWENDPAAARSAAAGAIGFSRPDAAVSIIASALRALDARAGGAHV; encoded by the coding sequence ATGATCATCGCCGGGGGCGGGACAGGCGGCCATGTCTATCCGGGGATAGCGCTTGCTGAGGCGTTCCTCGCGCAGTGCCCCGGCGGGTCGGTTTCTTTCGTCGGGACCGAGCGGGGGCACGAGGCGAAGGCGGTTCCCGCGCGCGGCTTCGAGATCGACTTCGTCCCTTCCGGCCAGATCCGCGGAATGGGGCTCGAGGCCGTCGGCGGGGCCGTGTCCATGGTGAAGGGAATGTTCGCCGCTTCGTCCGTGCTGCGTCGCCGTCGCCCCGACCTGGTCTTCGGCGTGGGCGGGTACGCCTCGGTCCCCGTCGCGCTGATGGCGGCGGTCTCGGGAGTCCCGCTCTTCCTGCAGGAGCAGAATGCGGTGCCGGGCCGGTCCAACCGGATCCTGGCGCGCATGGCGACAAAGGTCTATGCCGGGTTCGAGGGGGCGCTCGCGGGATTCCCCGCAGGCCGCGCCGAAGTGACCGGAAACCCGGTCCGCAGGGAGATCGTCGCCGCGGCGGCCGCTTGCCCGTCCGAGGTGCCGCCACCGTTCACGGTGCTGGCGATCGGCGGGTCGCAGGGCGCACGGGCGATCAACGGGCGGGTGCTCGACATGGCGCGCAGCGTCCGGCGTGATGGCCTGGCCATGCGCTTCCTGCTCCAGACCGGGACCCGGGAGTACGATGCGGTGACGCAATCGATCGCAGCCGAAGGGCTGCCGGTCGAGGCCGTCGCGTTCACCGACCGGATCGACACATTGTTCGCCCGATGCCACGCGGTGCTGATGCGGGCCGGGGCGCTCTCGATCGCCGAGGCGGCGTTGTTCGGGAAGCCGTGCGTTTTGGTCCCCTATCCGTTCGCGGCCGACGGCCACCAGGATAAAAATGCCGCCGAATTCTGCGCTGCCGGTGCGGGGGTCTGGATCCGCGAGCCCGAAGCCACACCGGAAAAGCTTCTGGCGCTGTTTGCAGGCTGGGAGAACGATCCCGCCGCAGCCCGTTCCGCGGCGGCCGGCGCCATCGGTTTTTCCCGCCCGGATGCGGCGGTTTCGATCATCGCGTCGGCGCTCCGCGCGCTCGACGCCCGGGCAGGGGGTGCCCATGTATAG
- the ftsA gene encoding cell division protein FtsA: MNLDQHTPVVAGLDIGSNKVVTVIGRKAGNGIEILGMGAAATDGMRRGAVVNVDATVQSIRESVSEAEKASGVAIESVYAGVSGPLVKSFNSHAAIPVKNEQEVTDADVARVLERAKAVDLPHDRETLHVLTQEFIVDDAGGIKDPRGMTGIRLDARVHVVTADIPSMKNLARCIEKSGLNVSDLVLSSLATSEAVLTPEEREVGVVLLDFGGGTVEMAIFRDGSLRHTAFLPYGGSMITSDLASVLKLPFQDAETLKVNSGCAMVQRVRRDELVELPGIGGRKPRPSRRQHIAEIIEARSEEIFTRLKKEIMRSGLDDQIGAGIVLTGGSALMEGLPELGERVFGVDVRPGLRSIGIEGMVEVVAGPSYATAVGLAMYGARIAEQSGPADGDEDDDGIIARFRRYIQELF, translated from the coding sequence ATGAACCTGGATCAACATACGCCGGTCGTGGCCGGGCTCGATATCGGATCGAACAAGGTCGTGACCGTCATCGGCAGGAAGGCCGGCAACGGCATCGAGATCCTCGGGATGGGAGCCGCCGCTACCGACGGGATGCGGCGCGGCGCGGTCGTGAACGTCGATGCGACCGTCCAGTCGATCCGGGAGAGCGTCTCCGAGGCCGAGAAGGCCTCCGGCGTCGCGATCGAATCGGTCTATGCGGGCGTTTCGGGCCCGCTGGTGAAGTCGTTCAACAGCCACGCGGCGATCCCGGTCAAGAACGAGCAGGAGGTGACCGACGCCGACGTGGCCCGCGTGCTCGAGCGCGCCAAGGCGGTCGACCTGCCCCACGACCGGGAGACGCTGCACGTCCTGACGCAGGAATTCATCGTCGACGACGCCGGCGGGATCAAGGACCCGCGCGGAATGACCGGCATCCGGCTCGACGCCCGCGTCCACGTCGTCACCGCCGACATCCCCAGCATGAAGAATCTGGCGCGCTGCATCGAGAAGTCCGGGCTGAACGTGAGCGACCTCGTCCTGTCGTCGCTGGCGACTTCCGAGGCGGTGCTCACCCCCGAAGAGCGCGAGGTCGGGGTGGTCCTGCTCGATTTCGGGGGCGGGACGGTCGAGATGGCCATTTTCCGGGACGGTTCGCTCCGGCATACCGCGTTCCTGCCCTACGGCGGGTCGATGATCACCTCCGATCTCGCCAGCGTGCTCAAGCTTCCGTTCCAGGACGCCGAGACGCTCAAGGTCAACTCGGGGTGCGCCATGGTCCAGAGGGTCCGCCGCGACGAGCTCGTCGAGCTGCCGGGCATCGGCGGACGCAAGCCGCGCCCCAGCCGCCGCCAGCATATCGCCGAGATCATCGAGGCGCGCTCCGAGGAGATCTTCACGCGGCTCAAGAAAGAGATCATGCGCTCGGGGCTCGACGACCAGATCGGCGCGGGGATCGTCCTGACGGGCGGAAGCGCGCTCATGGAGGGGCTTCCCGAGCTGGGCGAGCGGGTGTTCGGGGTCGACGTCCGCCCCGGGCTCCGCAGCATCGGCATCGAGGGGATGGTCGAGGTCGTCGCAGGCCCATCCTATGCCACGGCGGTCGGGCTCGCGATGTACGGCGCGCGCATCGCCGAGCAGTCGGGGCCGGCCGACGGCGACGAGGACGACGACGGCATCATCGCCCGCTTCCGGCGATACATCCAGGAACTGTTCTAG
- the murB gene encoding UDP-N-acetylmuramate dehydrogenase has product MESSETKPDEAVGVLLSSCTTIGIGGPVPLVAYPRSPAEVRTLIASAGEPFLTLGAGSNLLAADAGVDRKVICLKKNMGKVMFSSAGSVVAEGGTMLPRLAVLCGLSGLSGIEELAGIPGTVGGALTMNAGAYGRSVGETVDWVEIVDAAGALHRIGARDIGFAYRDADYPVEGVIVRAAFRLAPSTPDAVFSRMKEINEKRRESQPWGERTFGSTFLRPEGPLSAGELLERAGMKGFRVGDAAFSRKHANFIVNIGSATAADVMRLIARGREAVRAMAGVELVPEVRIWGAIHE; this is encoded by the coding sequence ATGGAGAGTTCGGAAACAAAGCCCGACGAGGCGGTCGGAGTCCTGCTGTCGTCGTGCACGACGATCGGCATCGGCGGACCCGTGCCGCTGGTCGCGTATCCGAGGTCGCCGGCCGAGGTGCGCACCCTGATCGCTTCGGCGGGCGAGCCGTTCCTCACGCTGGGCGCCGGCAGCAACCTGCTGGCGGCCGACGCCGGAGTCGACCGGAAAGTGATCTGCCTCAAGAAGAACATGGGGAAGGTGATGTTCTCCTCGGCCGGATCGGTCGTCGCCGAGGGGGGGACGATGCTGCCCCGCCTGGCGGTGCTGTGCGGGCTGTCCGGCTTGTCGGGGATCGAGGAGCTGGCGGGCATTCCCGGCACGGTCGGCGGGGCGCTGACGATGAACGCCGGGGCCTACGGCCGCTCGGTCGGCGAGACGGTCGACTGGGTCGAGATCGTCGATGCCGCTGGCGCGCTGCACCGGATCGGCGCCCGGGATATCGGGTTTGCCTATCGCGATGCCGACTACCCGGTCGAGGGCGTGATCGTGCGGGCCGCCTTCCGGCTTGCCCCTTCAACGCCCGACGCGGTGTTCTCGCGGATGAAGGAGATCAACGAGAAGCGGCGCGAAAGCCAGCCTTGGGGCGAACGGACGTTCGGCTCCACCTTCCTGCGCCCCGAGGGGCCGCTCAGCGCGGGCGAGCTGCTCGAGCGCGCCGGGATGAAGGGATTCCGGGTTGGCGATGCGGCGTTTTCGCGCAAGCACGCCAATTTCATCGTCAACATCGGAAGCGCGACAGCCGCCGACGTGATGCGGCTCATCGCGCGGGGGCGCGAGGCGGTCCGTGCCATGGCGGGCGTCGAGCTCGTACCCGAAGTCAGGATATGGGGGGCGATCCATGAGTGA
- the murC gene encoding UDP-N-acetylmuramate--L-alanine ligase, producing MYRKGLRIHFVGIGGIGMSGIAELLLNLEYRVSGSDLKKSETTDRLEKLGATVLIGHAAENVPADGHVVVISSAVKSDNPEVREAYRRKIPVIPRAEMLAELMRMKYGIAIAGTHGKTTTTSMVATVLASAGWDPTAVVGGKLNSLGSNAKLGQGDFLVAEADESDGSFLKLSPTVAVVTNIDPEHLDFYSGIGQIKETFLSFINKVPFYGFSVLCVDHPNVQDLLPSVEKTFVTYGFSAHADYRAEGVVPGGMGNRFRIVCRGELLGEVLLNAPGRHNVSNALAAAAVAAELGVPFDDIRKGLADYRGVARRFQVKGERDGATIIDDYGHHPAEIRATLAAAREVWPDRRIVVGFQPHRYSRTQALFRDFLSAFNDANDLFVFDVYPAGEQPIEGATGERLCEAIREHGHKAARYLGKATLATEEIAGVLRPGDIFLTMGAGDVWKLGESLLSR from the coding sequence ATGTATAGGAAAGGGTTGCGCATCCACTTCGTCGGGATCGGGGGCATCGGCATGAGCGGGATCGCCGAGCTGCTGCTCAATCTCGAATACCGGGTCTCCGGTTCCGACCTCAAGAAGTCCGAGACGACCGACCGGCTCGAAAAGCTCGGGGCGACGGTTCTCATCGGGCACGCGGCCGAAAACGTTCCCGCCGACGGCCACGTCGTGGTCATCTCCTCCGCGGTCAAGTCCGACAACCCCGAGGTGCGCGAGGCGTACCGGCGCAAGATCCCCGTCATCCCGCGCGCCGAGATGTTGGCCGAGCTGATGCGGATGAAATACGGCATCGCCATCGCGGGCACCCACGGCAAGACGACGACCACGTCGATGGTCGCCACCGTGCTGGCCTCCGCCGGGTGGGATCCCACGGCGGTCGTCGGCGGCAAGCTCAACAGCCTCGGCTCCAACGCCAAGCTCGGTCAGGGCGATTTCCTCGTCGCCGAGGCCGACGAGAGCGACGGCTCGTTCCTCAAGCTTTCGCCCACGGTCGCGGTGGTGACCAACATCGACCCGGAGCATCTCGACTTCTACTCGGGCATCGGCCAGATCAAGGAGACGTTCCTTTCCTTCATCAACAAGGTGCCCTTCTACGGCTTCTCGGTGCTGTGCGTCGATCATCCGAACGTCCAGGACCTGTTGCCGTCGGTCGAGAAGACGTTCGTGACCTACGGCTTTTCCGCGCATGCCGACTATCGGGCGGAAGGTGTCGTGCCGGGCGGCATGGGAAACCGCTTCCGCATCGTCTGCCGCGGCGAGCTGCTCGGTGAGGTGTTGCTCAACGCGCCGGGCCGCCACAACGTCAGCAACGCGCTGGCCGCGGCCGCGGTCGCCGCCGAGCTGGGCGTCCCGTTCGACGACATCCGCAAGGGGCTGGCCGACTATCGCGGCGTGGCGCGCCGGTTCCAGGTCAAGGGCGAGCGGGACGGCGCGACGATCATCGACGACTACGGCCATCATCCCGCCGAGATCCGGGCGACGCTCGCGGCCGCGCGGGAGGTGTGGCCGGACCGGCGCATCGTGGTGGGGTTCCAGCCGCATCGCTATTCCCGGACGCAGGCGCTGTTCCGCGACTTCCTGTCGGCGTTCAATGACGCGAACGACCTCTTCGTGTTCGACGTCTACCCGGCGGGCGAGCAGCCCATCGAGGGGGCGACCGGCGAACGGCTGTGCGAGGCGATCCGCGAGCACGGGCACAAGGCCGCAAGGTATTTGGGCAAGGCGACGCTGGCGACGGAAGAGATCGCCGGCGTGTTGCGCCCGGGCGACATATTTCTGACGATGGGAGCCGGCGATGTCTGGAAGCTGGGAGAAAGCCTCCTTTCCCGCTGA
- the murD gene encoding UDP-N-acetylmuramoyl-L-alanine--D-glutamate ligase, with protein sequence MAFVVGAGGSGVAAAELLLREGRAVTLFDARERDAVERSLGRPLPDGAEFRQGMPSASDAAQAGLVVLSPGVPADRLPLQALREASVPVWGELELGFRRFRGKVAAVAGTNGKSTVTTLIGLMAQKAFPRVFVGGNLGTPFVAAASGEYDWGVVEVSSFQLETIDTFRPAVALLLNITEDHSDRYSGFAAYAEAKMAVFRNQGTGDTAVVNADDPEVAARVGLIRADILPFSLTRELPQGVFLSGDTMVFRDGGREERYPRSLLRIPGTQNVENAMAAIAAARRMGIPEGVVREVLSTFPGLPHRVEFVRSRRGVDWYNDSKGTNVGAVLKALEGFSETVVLIAGGKDKGVDFRPLREPLSRKARGAVLIGQARGRMQAELSGSTPIAMADTLADAIRKAADMAQPGDVVVFSPACSSFDMFKSFEDRGEKFRAAVLELPE encoded by the coding sequence ATGGCGTTTGTCGTAGGGGCCGGCGGCTCGGGTGTCGCCGCCGCCGAGCTGCTCCTCCGCGAGGGGAGGGCCGTTACGCTCTTCGACGCGCGGGAGCGCGATGCGGTCGAGCGTTCGCTCGGGCGGCCTTTGCCCGACGGCGCCGAATTTCGCCAGGGGATGCCCTCCGCTTCCGATGCCGCCCAGGCCGGGCTCGTCGTACTGTCGCCGGGCGTCCCGGCCGACCGGCTGCCGCTCCAGGCGCTCCGGGAGGCGTCCGTGCCGGTCTGGGGAGAGCTCGAGCTGGGATTCCGCCGGTTCCGGGGCAAGGTCGCCGCCGTGGCCGGTACCAACGGCAAGTCGACCGTGACGACGCTGATCGGGCTGATGGCGCAGAAAGCCTTCCCCCGCGTCTTCGTCGGCGGGAACCTCGGCACGCCGTTCGTCGCCGCCGCCTCCGGCGAATACGACTGGGGCGTGGTCGAGGTGTCCAGCTTCCAGCTCGAGACGATCGACACGTTCCGCCCCGCGGTCGCGCTGCTGCTCAATATCACCGAAGACCACAGCGACCGCTATTCCGGGTTTGCCGCCTATGCCGAAGCCAAGATGGCGGTCTTCCGCAACCAGGGTACGGGCGATACGGCGGTCGTCAACGCCGACGACCCCGAGGTCGCCGCGCGCGTCGGCCTGATCCGCGCCGACATCCTGCCCTTCTCCCTGACGCGCGAGCTCCCGCAGGGCGTCTTCCTCTCGGGCGACACGATGGTCTTCCGCGACGGGGGGCGCGAAGAACGCTACCCCCGATCGCTGCTCCGGATCCCCGGGACGCAGAACGTCGAGAACGCCATGGCCGCGATCGCGGCGGCGCGGCGCATGGGGATTCCCGAGGGCGTCGTTCGCGAGGTGCTTTCGACTTTCCCCGGGCTTCCCCACCGGGTCGAATTCGTCCGGTCGAGGCGCGGCGTGGACTGGTATAACGACTCGAAGGGGACCAACGTGGGCGCCGTTCTCAAGGCGCTCGAGGGCTTCTCCGAGACCGTGGTGCTCATCGCCGGCGGCAAGGACAAGGGGGTCGACTTCCGCCCGCTGCGCGAGCCGCTCTCCCGCAAGGCGCGCGGCGCCGTCCTCATCGGGCAGGCGCGCGGGCGGATGCAGGCCGAGCTTTCGGGATCGACGCCGATCGCCATGGCCGACACGCTGGCCGATGCGATCCGGAAGGCCGCCGACATGGCGCAGCCGGGCGACGTCGTGGTGTTTTCCCCGGCCTGCTCCAGCTTCGATATGTTCAAGAGCTTCGAGGATCGCGGCGAGAAGTTCCGTGCCGCGGTGCTGGAACTGCCCGAATGA